A stretch of the bacterium genome encodes the following:
- a CDS encoding type II secretion system protein has translation MNKSQKGFTLIELLIYTAIFSISVGVFSGVLITFTRVQTQTSADSELTQQLSFVQSTIQRLVRDSANIENPAGVASSSLVLRMASSSLDPTIISSDANGIYLKQGTGETYSLTNSQVKVAQFEAIKYENPQAHAIVQINLSLTYNSQNPYQQITRAL, from the coding sequence ATGAATAAATCTCAAAAAGGTTTCACTCTTATTGAGCTTTTAATCTATACTGCCATCTTCTCCATCTCCGTCGGGGTCTTCTCCGGAGTTCTCATCACCTTCACCCGGGTCCAGACCCAGACCTCGGCTGATTCCGAGCTCACCCAGCAATTGTCGTTTGTCCAGTCAACTATTCAAAGATTGGTCAGAGACAGCGCCAATATAGAGAACCCGGCCGGAGTGGCTTCTTCCAGTCTGGTCTTGAGAATGGCTTCGTCTTCTTTGGACCCCACCATTATTTCCTCCGATGCCAATGGTATTTATCTGAAGCAGGGCACGGGAGAAACCTACTCCCTGACCAACAGCCAGGTGAAGGTTGCCCAGTTTGAAGCCATCAAATACGAAAACCCCCAGGCCCACGCCATTGTCCAGATCAACCTTTCTTTGACCTACAACAGCCAGAATCCCTATCAGCAGATAACGAGAGCCCTCTAG
- a CDS encoding glycosyltransferase family 39 protein yields the protein MSKKIPFFVLILILVVSFFAMISVSKQESAIMDELAHIPAGYSYLRYLDFRLNPEHPPLIKAISAIPLMSMGLSFPVTQPSWTDNINDQWVAGNQFIYKSGNDADRIIFWARLGPILLTLLLVVLIYIWARELLGGWWGLLPAFLFAFSPTVLAHGHYVTTDIGAAFGVVLATYFFIKFLLKPTGKYLIFAGLAFGVAELMKFSTVLLIPYFIALVLVWTIRKLPAQAGRRFWRKLLFLAAIFVIGYVLVYLVYFLFTLNYPISKQVADTQSILTSFKTRLFADIDIKMAGDKFLRPLAHYLLGVLMVSQRSVGGNTAYFLGGISAAGWWYYFPVVFLLKEPIPSLILIFIALIFCLWNFMRSIKFKASCFMLYVSRFKDYLGTHLPEFAMLFFIIFYWLYSMQGKLNIGVRHILPTMPFIYILAAAGLKSWVNNKFWKHSFKISLIFVLLFWYLLETIFAYPFYLSYFNQFGGGVFGGYRYVTDSNYDWGQDLKRLTVFVEEKGIQKIAVDYFGGGDTKYYLGDKMENWWSNRGNPQDIGIEWLAVSVNTLQSALAKAAPGFERKSEDEYRWLQEIKNPFQPDYRIGTSIFVYKL from the coding sequence ATGTCCAAAAAAATTCCTTTTTTCGTTTTAATTTTAATTCTTGTCGTTTCTTTTTTTGCGATGATTTCCGTATCAAAGCAGGAATCGGCGATAATGGACGAACTAGCTCATATCCCGGCCGGTTATAGTTATCTGCGCTATCTGGATTTTCGTTTAAACCCCGAACATCCGCCTTTGATAAAAGCGATCTCGGCGATTCCTTTGATGTCTATGGGATTGTCTTTTCCGGTTACTCAACCGAGTTGGACTGATAATATCAACGACCAATGGGTGGCGGGCAATCAATTCATTTATAAATCCGGCAACGATGCTGATAGGATTATTTTCTGGGCGCGGCTTGGGCCGATTCTTTTGACGCTTTTGCTGGTTGTATTGATTTATATTTGGGCCAGGGAATTATTGGGTGGCTGGTGGGGGCTTTTGCCGGCTTTTCTTTTCGCTTTTTCGCCTACCGTTTTGGCGCACGGCCATTACGTCACCACCGATATCGGAGCGGCTTTCGGCGTAGTTCTGGCGACTTATTTTTTCATCAAATTCCTCCTGAAACCCACCGGCAAGTATTTGATTTTCGCCGGCCTGGCTTTCGGCGTGGCTGAATTAATGAAATTTTCAACAGTGCTTTTAATTCCTTATTTTATTGCGCTGGTTTTAGTTTGGACTATCCGCAAATTGCCCGCGCAGGCAGGCAGAAGATTTTGGCGGAAGCTTCTTTTTTTGGCGGCTATTTTTGTTATCGGTTACGTTTTGGTTTACTTGGTTTATTTTCTTTTTACCTTGAATTATCCGATTTCCAAACAGGTCGCCGATACCCAATCTATTTTAACTTCTTTTAAAACTCGCCTGTTTGCCGATATTGACATTAAAATGGCCGGCGATAAATTTCTCCGGCCGCTGGCGCACTATCTTTTGGGCGTGTTAATGGTCAGCCAACGTTCCGTTGGCGGCAATACCGCTTATTTTCTGGGAGGAATTTCGGCCGCCGGTTGGTGGTATTATTTCCCGGTCGTCTTTTTGTTGAAAGAGCCGATTCCGTCTCTGATTTTAATTTTCATCGCTCTTATTTTTTGTTTATGGAATTTTATGAGAAGCATCAAGTTTAAAGCTTCATGCTTCATGCTTTATGTTTCAAGATTTAAGGATTATCTGGGGACTCATTTGCCGGAATTCGCGATGCTCTTTTTTATTATTTTTTATTGGCTTTACAGCATGCAAGGCAAGTTGAATATCGGCGTCCGCCATATCCTGCCGACCATGCCTTTTATTTATATTTTGGCGGCCGCCGGATTAAAGAGTTGGGTAAATAATAAATTTTGGAAACATTCTTTCAAGATTTCCTTGATTTTCGTTTTACTTTTTTGGTATCTTTTGGAAACGATTTTTGCCTATCCTTTTTATCTTTCTTATTTCAATCAATTCGGCGGTGGCGTTTTCGGAGGATATCGCTATGTGACGGATTCCAATTACGATTGGGGTCAGGATTTGAAGCGATTGACGGTTTTCGTTGAAGAAAAAGGCATTCAAAAAATTGCCGTTGATTATTTCGGCGGCGGGGATACCAAATATTATTTAGGCGATAAAATGGAAAATTGGTGGTCCAATCGCGGCAATCCTCAAGACATCGGCATTGAATGGCTGGCTGTTTCTGTTAATACTCTGCAATCGGCTTTGGCCAAAGCCGCCCCTGGTTTTGAAAGAAAATCTGAAGACGAATATCGCTGGCTGCAGGAAATCAAAAATCCGTTTCAGCCGGATTACCGGATAGGGACATCAATATTCGTTTATAAACTTTAA